In Cupriavidus basilensis, the following proteins share a genomic window:
- the bcsA gene encoding UDP-forming cellulose synthase catalytic subunit, translated as MKPAKAKAAAAPKGARAKGKDKVKSKVNDKPNALSAALQRFGNTFVALPFWDSAVARLLALLAGLFMFALVITVPLDFWQQVGFAAVCFGLAVWLNRVKGHLATLMMVILSIAASSRYMYWRLTETVGLGGWFDSAFGIGLVLAEIYAFVVLMLGYFQTAWPLKRRPVAMPADIASWPTVDIFIPTYNEPLSVVKPTVFAAMSLDWPRDKINVYVLDDGRREEFREFCEKVGVTHVTRNHNRHAKAGNINEALKGTHGEYVAIFDCDHIPTRSFLQISMGWFLKDPKLAMLQTPHYFFSPDPFEKNLRTFQEVPNEGELFYGLVQDGNDLWDATFFCGSCAVIRRAPLLEVGGIAVETVTEDAHTALKLHRKGYGTAYLAIPQAAGLATESLSGHVGQRIRWARGMAQICRVDNPLFGPGLSIPQRLCYLNAMLHFFYGLPRLVFLTAPLAYLLFGAHVIQASALTIATFALPHLLHANMTNSRIQGKFRHSFWNEVYESVLAWYIMRPVLVAFVNPAAGKFNVTPKGGVIEEAYFDWVISRPYLVLLLFNVLGVVVGFLRLFLWNQFEATTVVLNLIWTFYNLIILGASIAVASETRQIRVAHRVAMKLPATLHFPDGRTLVCETIDFAEGGIGMRLPPGMKAAVGEQVQISLYLQNDEHMFPAKVVFQGDTHTGLELAEMSPREEMAFVQCTFARADAWIDSWGRKRPDAPGLAAGQILRIGLLGFHNVMFHLGREMRQLLRRPEPGASTR; from the coding sequence GTGAAGCCAGCCAAGGCAAAAGCCGCCGCGGCGCCCAAGGGCGCACGGGCCAAGGGCAAGGACAAAGTCAAAAGCAAGGTCAACGACAAGCCCAACGCGCTGTCGGCCGCATTGCAGCGATTCGGCAACACCTTCGTCGCGCTTCCCTTTTGGGATAGCGCCGTGGCGCGGTTGCTGGCCTTGCTGGCCGGGTTGTTCATGTTTGCGCTGGTCATCACGGTGCCGCTGGATTTCTGGCAGCAGGTCGGGTTTGCCGCGGTGTGCTTCGGGCTGGCGGTCTGGCTGAACCGGGTCAAGGGCCACCTCGCCACGCTGATGATGGTGATCCTGTCGATCGCGGCGTCCAGCCGTTATATGTACTGGCGCCTGACGGAAACGGTGGGGCTGGGCGGCTGGTTCGACTCCGCTTTTGGCATTGGCCTGGTGCTGGCAGAGATCTACGCGTTCGTGGTGCTGATGCTGGGCTACTTCCAGACCGCGTGGCCGCTCAAGCGCCGTCCGGTGGCCATGCCCGCGGACATTGCCAGCTGGCCGACCGTGGATATCTTCATCCCGACCTACAACGAGCCGCTGTCGGTGGTCAAGCCGACGGTATTCGCGGCGATGTCGCTGGACTGGCCGCGCGACAAGATCAACGTCTACGTGCTGGATGACGGCCGGCGCGAGGAATTCCGCGAGTTTTGCGAGAAGGTTGGCGTTACCCATGTGACGCGTAACCACAATCGCCACGCCAAGGCAGGCAACATCAACGAAGCGCTCAAGGGCACGCACGGCGAGTATGTGGCGATTTTCGATTGCGACCACATTCCCACGCGCTCCTTCCTGCAAATCAGCATGGGCTGGTTCCTCAAGGACCCCAAGCTGGCCATGCTGCAGACGCCGCACTATTTCTTCTCGCCCGATCCGTTCGAGAAGAACCTGCGCACATTCCAGGAGGTCCCCAACGAGGGCGAATTGTTCTACGGCCTGGTGCAGGACGGCAACGACCTGTGGGACGCTACCTTCTTCTGCGGTTCGTGCGCCGTGATCCGCCGGGCGCCGTTGCTGGAAGTGGGCGGCATTGCGGTGGAAACCGTGACCGAGGACGCACACACCGCGCTCAAGCTGCACCGCAAGGGCTACGGCACCGCCTACCTGGCGATCCCCCAGGCTGCGGGGCTGGCCACGGAAAGCCTCTCCGGCCACGTCGGGCAGCGCATTCGCTGGGCCCGGGGCATGGCGCAGATCTGCCGGGTGGACAACCCGCTGTTCGGGCCGGGCCTGTCGATCCCGCAGCGGCTGTGCTACCTCAATGCCATGCTGCACTTCTTCTACGGCTTGCCGCGGCTGGTGTTCCTGACGGCGCCGCTGGCCTACCTGCTGTTCGGCGCCCACGTGATCCAGGCCTCGGCGCTGACCATCGCCACCTTCGCGCTGCCGCACCTGCTGCACGCGAACATGACCAACTCGCGCATACAGGGCAAGTTCCGCCATTCGTTCTGGAACGAGGTGTACGAATCCGTGCTTGCGTGGTACATCATGCGGCCCGTGCTGGTGGCGTTCGTCAACCCTGCGGCCGGCAAGTTCAACGTGACGCCCAAGGGCGGCGTGATCGAGGAAGCCTACTTCGACTGGGTAATCTCGCGGCCTTACCTGGTGCTGCTGCTGTTCAACGTGCTGGGCGTGGTGGTGGGCTTCCTGCGGCTGTTCCTGTGGAACCAGTTCGAGGCCACCACCGTGGTGCTCAACCTGATCTGGACGTTCTACAACCTGATCATCCTCGGCGCCTCCATTGCGGTCGCCAGCGAGACGCGCCAGATCCGCGTGGCGCACCGCGTGGCGATGAAACTGCCTGCCACCCTGCACTTTCCCGATGGCCGCACGCTGGTGTGCGAGACCATCGATTTCGCCGAGGGCGGCATCGGCATGCGGCTGCCGCCGGGTATGAAGGCAGCTGTGGGCGAGCAGGTGCAGATCTCGCTTTACCTGCAGAACGACGAGCACATGTTCCCCGCCAAGGTGGTGTTCCAGGGCGACACGCACACCGGCCTGGAGCTGGCGGAAATGAGCCCGCGCGAGGAGATGGCTTTCGTGCAGTGCACCTTTGCGCGAGCCGACGCGTGGATCGATTCGTGGGGCCGCAAGCGGCCGGATGCCCCGGGGCTGGCCGCCGGCCAGATCCTGCGCATTGGCCTGCTTGGCTTCCATAACGTGATGTTCCACCTCGGGCGCGAGATGCGCCAATTGTTGCGCCGTCCAGAACCTGGCGCTTCCACCCGGTGA
- the bcsQ gene encoding cellulose biosynthesis protein BcsQ, whose protein sequence is MKIIAVVSAKGGVGKTTLSANLAEALAVAGENVLAVDLDPQNALRLHFGMPPQEVAGHARATLAAEAWQQSMYKGRSRVLVMPFGSLNETDRSAFEAHLSTHPGWLRAQLAGLGLGRDDVVVIDTPPGPSPYMRQALSCAQLCLMVSLPDAASYATMPLMEDLIRTYCEGRPDYLGHMLVINQVDVSRQLGKDVVQVLRAQLGERVLGVIHQDQAVAEALAYDRSVLEYNPHSQATHDLQRCAAWVRQALAAYGEAA, encoded by the coding sequence GTGAAGATCATTGCTGTTGTCTCGGCCAAAGGCGGCGTGGGCAAGACCACGCTGTCGGCCAACCTGGCCGAAGCGCTGGCGGTTGCCGGCGAGAACGTACTCGCCGTGGACCTGGATCCGCAGAATGCGCTGCGCCTGCATTTCGGCATGCCGCCGCAGGAAGTTGCCGGGCATGCGCGCGCCACGCTGGCCGCAGAAGCGTGGCAGCAGAGCATGTACAAGGGCCGCTCCCGCGTGCTGGTCATGCCGTTCGGCTCACTCAACGAGACCGACCGCTCCGCGTTTGAAGCGCACCTCTCCACCCATCCGGGATGGCTGCGCGCCCAGCTTGCCGGACTTGGCCTGGGCCGCGACGATGTCGTTGTGATTGATACGCCGCCGGGCCCGTCGCCATACATGCGCCAGGCACTGTCATGTGCGCAGCTGTGCCTGATGGTGTCGCTGCCGGATGCCGCGTCCTACGCCACCATGCCCCTGATGGAAGACCTGATCCGCACCTATTGCGAGGGCCGGCCCGATTACCTGGGCCATATGCTGGTGATCAACCAGGTCGACGTGAGCCGTCAGCTTGGCAAAGATGTGGTGCAGGTGCTGCGCGCCCAGCTCGGCGAGCGTGTGCTGGGCGTGATCCACCAGGACCAGGCGGTGGCGGAGGCGCTGGCCTACGACCGCAGCGTGCTCGAGTACAACCCTCACAGCCAGGCCACGCACGACCTGCAGCGCTGCGCTGCATGGGTGCGCCAGGCCCTGGCCGCTTACGGAGAGGCCGCGTGA
- the bcsP gene encoding cellulose biosynthesis protein BcsP — protein MSQSDDLSKLFHRFGGKAESYKEIVREDAAMQARERWPLLTSVRVDRAAVVPPVQPAAPHAHEAAGAAAAQAAPPAPLWRAALPAGELAPAAEPAHAAEAVPAQVAPPAALAATGVPASAMMPRFRTPQGMAPVMSAPMPLSAPEVAAASPPSAAVANPAVVPAPQPASIWSPAAPAAAPPAEPARPADTELSKVFARLEGRQEPATTSERAPARRSFLDRLNRS, from the coding sequence ATGAGTCAATCCGACGATTTGTCCAAGCTGTTCCATCGTTTCGGCGGCAAGGCCGAGTCATACAAAGAGATCGTGCGCGAAGACGCGGCGATGCAGGCGCGCGAGCGCTGGCCGCTGCTGACGTCCGTGCGGGTCGACCGCGCCGCCGTAGTGCCTCCCGTGCAGCCCGCCGCGCCGCATGCGCATGAGGCTGCCGGTGCGGCAGCGGCACAGGCCGCGCCGCCCGCGCCATTGTGGCGCGCGGCCCTGCCGGCAGGCGAGCTTGCGCCTGCCGCGGAGCCGGCTCACGCCGCCGAGGCTGTGCCCGCTCAGGTTGCCCCCCCGGCTGCTTTGGCGGCAACGGGCGTGCCCGCCTCGGCGATGATGCCGCGTTTTCGCACGCCGCAAGGCATGGCGCCGGTGATGTCGGCCCCGATGCCGCTTTCAGCGCCGGAAGTTGCCGCTGCGTCGCCTCCATCGGCAGCCGTAGCGAACCCGGCGGTTGTCCCCGCGCCCCAGCCGGCCAGCATTTGGTCCCCGGCGGCTCCCGCGGCCGCGCCGCCGGCTGAGCCGGCCCGCCCCGCCGACACCGAATTATCCAAGGTGTTCGCCCGCCTAGAAGGCCGCCAGGAGCCCGCCACCACCAGCGAGCGCGCACCCGCGCGCCGCTCCTTTCTAGATCGGCTGAATCGCTCGTGA
- the bcsD gene encoding cellulose biosynthesis protein BcsD, whose product MNQAILQYLTERHCSSQWRDVLSALAEELSETMDVAGLRAVMWRVGARFAKRFDPGACATLAELERAVAQIWLDVDWGWTSIEDVGGALVVRHFCAPLNAALGDGADTWSPAFLEGAYQHWFRMLGSSEALRVSQSTPIDATGCVEFRFGR is encoded by the coding sequence GTGAATCAAGCAATTCTGCAATATCTCACTGAGCGGCATTGCTCGTCGCAATGGCGTGATGTACTGTCGGCGCTCGCCGAAGAACTATCCGAGACCATGGACGTGGCTGGCCTGCGCGCCGTGATGTGGCGTGTTGGTGCGCGATTTGCCAAGCGTTTTGATCCTGGCGCCTGCGCGACGCTTGCCGAGCTGGAGCGCGCCGTCGCGCAGATCTGGCTGGATGTGGACTGGGGCTGGACCAGCATCGAGGATGTGGGGGGGGCTCTGGTGGTCCGGCATTTCTGCGCGCCGCTGAACGCGGCGCTGGGAGACGGAGCCGACACCTGGTCGCCGGCATTCCTGGAGGGGGCGTACCAGCACTGGTTCCGCATGCTCGGCTCGTCCGAGGCCCTGCGGGTCAGCCAAAGTACACCGATCGATGCCACCGGATGCGTGGAATTCCGGTTCGGGCGTTGA
- a CDS encoding class II fumarate hydratase, whose translation MPERKQDATRIETDSLGDIPVPARHLWGAQTERSRQNFRIGCETMPPALIEAFAILKLCAARANRALHVLKPELAHAIEAAAQEIIAGKWPGEFPLSVWQTGSGTQTNMNLNEVIANRAIQLLGGEPGAKQPVHPNDHVNASQSSNDSFPTAMHIAATRAIQLQLLPALERLQQALGRKVDAFGDIVKVGRTHLQDAVPLTLGQEFSGYEAQVGDAQSRLRQAMLRAMPVPQGGTAVGTGLNAPHGFAAAFARALSDYTGLPFEPAPNRYALQASHDALADLSGALNTTASSFLKIARDFMLLGSGPRAGFAELILPANEPGSSIMPGKVNPTQAEALAMVCCRVIGNHTTVTLANGLGTLELNAYKPVIIYSLLQSVTLLADAAASFAERMVQGVQADRERIAEMLGRSLMPVTALNPHLGYDRAAEIARLALTRGLPLREAALASGHVTAAQFDAWVDLKDMTREI comes from the coding sequence ATGCCCGAGCGCAAGCAGGACGCCACCCGGATCGAGACCGACAGCCTGGGCGACATACCGGTGCCTGCCCGGCACCTGTGGGGCGCGCAGACCGAGCGTTCGCGCCAGAACTTCCGTATCGGCTGCGAGACGATGCCGCCCGCGCTGATCGAAGCATTCGCCATCCTCAAGCTCTGCGCAGCGCGTGCAAATCGAGCGCTGCACGTGCTCAAGCCGGAACTGGCCCACGCCATCGAGGCGGCGGCGCAGGAGATCATCGCCGGCAAGTGGCCGGGAGAGTTTCCGCTCTCGGTCTGGCAGACCGGCTCCGGCACGCAGACCAACATGAACCTGAACGAGGTCATTGCCAACCGTGCGATCCAGCTGCTAGGCGGCGAGCCGGGCGCGAAGCAGCCGGTGCACCCCAACGATCACGTCAACGCCAGCCAGTCTTCAAACGACAGCTTTCCCACGGCGATGCATATCGCCGCCACCCGGGCGATCCAGCTGCAACTGCTGCCCGCGCTGGAGCGCTTGCAGCAGGCGCTCGGGCGCAAGGTGGACGCGTTTGGCGACATCGTCAAGGTGGGCCGCACGCACTTGCAGGACGCCGTGCCGCTGACGCTCGGCCAGGAGTTCTCCGGCTACGAAGCCCAGGTAGGCGATGCCCAGTCGCGCCTGCGCCAGGCCATGCTGCGCGCCATGCCGGTGCCGCAGGGCGGCACCGCAGTGGGCACCGGGCTGAATGCACCGCATGGTTTTGCCGCGGCCTTTGCGCGCGCGCTGTCGGACTACACGGGCCTGCCGTTCGAGCCCGCGCCGAACCGCTATGCGCTGCAAGCCTCGCACGATGCGCTGGCCGACCTGTCGGGCGCGCTCAACACCACGGCATCGTCCTTCCTGAAAATCGCGCGCGATTTCATGCTGCTCGGCTCCGGCCCGCGCGCGGGCTTTGCCGAACTGATCCTGCCGGCCAACGAACCCGGCTCTTCGATCATGCCGGGCAAGGTCAATCCCACCCAGGCCGAGGCGCTGGCCATGGTGTGCTGCCGGGTGATCGGCAACCACACCACCGTCACGCTGGCCAATGGCCTCGGCACGCTCGAGCTCAACGCGTACAAGCCCGTGATCATCTACAGCCTGCTGCAATCGGTCACGCTGCTTGCCGATGCCGCTGCGAGCTTTGCCGAACGCATGGTGCAGGGGGTACAGGCGGATCGCGAGCGCATCGCCGAGATGCTCGGGCGCTCGCTGATGCCCGTGACCGCGCTCAACCCGCACCTCGGCTACGACCGCGCCGCCGAAATCGCCAGGCTGGCGCTCACGCGCGGCCTGCCGCTGCGCGAGGCTGCGCTCGCTTCGGGACATGTCACGGCGGCCCAGTTCGATGCATGGGTCGACCTGAAGGACATGACCAGGGAAATATGA
- a CDS encoding DUF5329 domain-containing protein, with protein sequence MKPAFLSALLLATVLAVPMAPAAAAPPPATQAEVTHLFAYLAGSNCQFNRNGSWFSAPDAAAHLKKKYDYLADKGVIGTSERFIELGASKSSVSGKPYLVKCGQAQPVESAPWLGAELARYRQKAAGK encoded by the coding sequence ATGAAGCCTGCCTTCCTGTCCGCCCTGCTCCTGGCCACCGTGCTGGCAGTCCCCATGGCCCCCGCCGCAGCGGCGCCGCCGCCCGCCACGCAGGCCGAGGTCACCCATCTCTTTGCCTACCTGGCCGGCTCGAATTGCCAGTTCAACCGCAATGGCAGCTGGTTTTCAGCGCCAGATGCGGCTGCCCACCTCAAGAAGAAATACGACTACCTGGCCGACAAGGGCGTCATTGGCACCAGCGAGCGCTTTATCGAACTGGGCGCGAGCAAGAGCAGCGTCAGCGGCAAGCCTTACCTGGTCAAGTGCGGCCAGGCCCAGCCGGTGGAGAGCGCTCCGTGGCTAGGCGCCGAACTGGCGCGCTATCGGCAGAAGGCCGCGGGCAAGTAG
- a CDS encoding SDR family oxidoreductase — protein sequence MFPDFKNARVLVVGGSSGIGLATAAAFAERGASVTIASRSQEKVDAAVRTLASAGTVGGATVDITDDASVAQFMDGATPWDHVVISAAQTPTGPVRQLPLADAYAAMNSKFWGAYRVARLVPIRAHGSLTLVSGFLGVRPSKASVLQGAINAALDALSRGLALELSPVRVNTVSPGLIATPLWDKLDGAARTAMFENVAARLPAQRIGQPEDVAQAILYLAGTGFATGSTVLLDGGGAIG from the coding sequence ATGTTTCCCGATTTCAAGAACGCCAGGGTGCTGGTGGTTGGCGGCAGCTCAGGCATCGGCCTGGCCACCGCGGCTGCCTTTGCCGAGCGCGGCGCCAGCGTCACGATTGCCTCACGCTCGCAGGAAAAAGTCGATGCCGCTGTACGCACGCTGGCCAGCGCCGGCACGGTCGGCGGCGCCACGGTCGATATCACCGACGACGCCAGCGTGGCGCAGTTCATGGACGGCGCCACCCCGTGGGACCACGTTGTGATCTCCGCCGCGCAGACGCCCACCGGCCCGGTGCGCCAGTTGCCGTTGGCCGATGCCTACGCCGCGATGAACAGCAAGTTCTGGGGCGCCTATCGCGTGGCGCGCCTGGTGCCGATCCGCGCGCATGGCTCGCTGACGCTGGTTTCGGGCTTCCTGGGCGTGCGGCCGAGCAAGGCATCGGTGCTGCAGGGCGCCATCAATGCCGCGCTGGACGCGCTTAGCCGCGGCCTGGCGCTGGAACTGTCGCCGGTGCGCGTCAATACCGTCTCCCCGGGTCTGATCGCCACACCGCTGTGGGACAAGCTCGATGGCGCCGCGCGCACGGCCATGTTCGAAAACGTGGCCGCGCGGCTCCCGGCGCAGCGCATTGGCCAGCCTGAAGACGTGGCGCAGGCCATCCTTTACCTGGCCGGGACTGGCTTTGCCACGGGTTCTACGGTGCTGCTCGATGGCGGTGGCGCGATCGGCTGA
- a CDS encoding 2-hydroxyacid dehydrogenase has translation MKPLLLVLSHVSAQHLSWIAEQYEVRYAPDSAARATQVREAGARVRAVLTIGSVGLTAAEIDAMPALGLVCALGAGYENIAVAHARARGIVVANGAGTNDSCVADHAMALLLATVRAIPALDQATRAGKWRTALALQPNVSGKRMGILGLGTIGRRIAQRGLGFDLEVGYHNRAPRADAPYRYFDSLGALAEWADYLIIATPGGAGTRHLVDAKVLAQLGPGGFVVNIARGSVLDTAALADALRAGKLGGAGLDVYETEPEPPAALFDCPNVVLTPHVAGWSPEAIDASVRQFQENSRLHFAGKPVLTPIG, from the coding sequence ATGAAGCCGCTCCTGCTCGTCCTCAGCCACGTCAGCGCCCAGCATCTGTCCTGGATTGCCGAACAATACGAGGTGCGCTACGCGCCCGACAGCGCGGCCCGCGCCACGCAGGTCCGGGAGGCCGGCGCCCGCGTGCGCGCGGTGCTGACGATCGGCTCGGTCGGCCTTACCGCCGCGGAGATCGACGCCATGCCCGCGCTGGGGCTGGTGTGCGCGCTGGGCGCGGGGTACGAGAACATTGCCGTGGCCCACGCCCGCGCGCGCGGCATCGTCGTGGCCAATGGCGCCGGCACCAACGACAGCTGCGTGGCGGACCACGCCATGGCGCTGCTGCTAGCCACCGTGCGCGCCATCCCCGCGCTGGACCAGGCCACGCGCGCCGGCAAGTGGCGCACCGCGCTGGCGCTGCAGCCCAATGTGTCGGGCAAGCGCATGGGGATTCTCGGCCTCGGCACCATCGGCCGGCGTATTGCGCAGCGCGGCCTGGGCTTCGACCTGGAGGTGGGCTATCACAACCGGGCCCCGCGCGCCGACGCGCCGTATCGCTATTTCGACAGCCTCGGCGCGCTGGCCGAATGGGCCGACTACCTGATCATCGCCACGCCCGGCGGCGCGGGCACCCGCCACCTGGTCGACGCCAAGGTGCTGGCCCAGCTGGGCCCTGGCGGTTTCGTGGTCAATATCGCGCGCGGCAGCGTGCTCGACACCGCGGCGCTGGCCGATGCCCTGCGCGCCGGCAAGCTCGGCGGCGCCGGCCTTGACGTATACGAGACCGAGCCCGAGCCGCCCGCCGCGCTGTTCGACTGCCCCAATGTGGTTCTGACCCCGCACGTGGCAGGCTGGTCGCCGGAAGCCATCGACGCTTCGGTGCGGCAGTTCCAGGAAAACAGCCGGCTGCATTTTGCCGGCAAGCCTGTGCTCACACCGATAGGCTGA
- a CDS encoding ATP-binding protein: MRSIQRTLLWWLALGLLAGIAIATALIYGQARQEANALFDYQMKQVAAALPSQFADPVMPPFVAQQSPGAPGSPGDSLFHADEDVVIHIWDGSGRSLYLSHAHPALPPRAELGFSNVKTAQGEWRIYSVQLGLGVVQIAQPMSARSEVAARMALRTVAPLLLLLPLIGWLVWVAVGRGLRPLREIAAGVRQRDANALAPLALSSMPDEIAPLTEALNQLLARLSHAIDTQRAFVADAAHALRTPLAALQLQAQLVERADTAEERQEAVGKLRQGLERLTHMVAQLLTLARQEPGAAAPPHEPVDLRALAQSVVAEMTQAALDCHIDLGLDAAAGPAVVRGDVDALRILLTNLVDNALRYVPAGGRVDVLVGQGRAMTGVREAGTQSAELIVQDDGPGIPAAERERVFDRFYRVPEAPTGGSGLGLAIVAEIAQSHGAQVSLEGAAPGLRVRVVFPVA; this comes from the coding sequence ATGCGTTCGATCCAGAGAACCCTGCTGTGGTGGCTTGCCCTGGGCCTGCTGGCCGGCATCGCCATTGCTACCGCGCTGATCTACGGGCAGGCCCGGCAGGAAGCCAACGCACTGTTCGACTACCAGATGAAGCAGGTGGCCGCCGCGCTGCCCAGCCAGTTTGCCGATCCGGTGATGCCGCCGTTCGTTGCGCAGCAGTCTCCCGGTGCGCCGGGCTCGCCTGGCGACAGCCTGTTCCATGCCGATGAAGACGTGGTGATCCATATCTGGGACGGCTCCGGGCGCAGCCTGTATCTGTCGCACGCGCATCCCGCGTTGCCGCCGCGCGCCGAGCTGGGGTTTTCCAACGTCAAGACCGCGCAGGGCGAATGGCGGATCTACAGCGTGCAGCTCGGGCTCGGCGTGGTGCAGATTGCCCAGCCGATGTCGGCGCGCAGCGAGGTAGCCGCGCGCATGGCGCTGCGCACAGTGGCGCCCCTGCTGTTGCTGCTGCCGTTGATCGGCTGGCTGGTGTGGGTGGCCGTGGGACGTGGCCTGCGGCCCTTGCGCGAGATCGCCGCCGGGGTGCGCCAGCGTGACGCCAACGCCTTGGCCCCGCTGGCGCTCAGCAGCATGCCGGACGAGATCGCGCCGTTGACCGAGGCGCTCAACCAGTTGCTGGCGCGGCTGTCCCACGCCATCGATACCCAGCGCGCCTTCGTGGCTGACGCCGCGCACGCGCTGCGCACACCGCTGGCCGCGCTGCAGTTGCAGGCCCAGCTGGTGGAGCGCGCCGATACGGCCGAGGAGCGGCAGGAGGCCGTGGGCAAGCTGCGCCAGGGGCTGGAGCGGCTCACGCACATGGTGGCCCAGTTGCTCACGCTGGCGCGCCAGGAGCCCGGCGCGGCAGCGCCCCCGCATGAGCCGGTGGACCTGCGCGCGCTGGCGCAAAGCGTGGTGGCGGAGATGACCCAGGCCGCGCTCGACTGTCACATCGACCTTGGGCTCGACGCTGCCGCCGGGCCGGCCGTGGTGCGCGGCGACGTCGATGCGTTGCGCATCCTGTTGACCAATCTGGTCGACAATGCGCTGCGCTATGTGCCGGCAGGCGGCAGGGTCGATGTGCTGGTTGGCCAGGGACGCGCCATGACGGGCGTAAGGGAAGCGGGTACGCAGAGCGCGGAACTGATCGTGCAGGACGATGGCCCGGGAATTCCCGCCGCCGAGCGCGAGCGCGTGTTCGACCGCTTTTACCGGGTGCCGGAAGCGCCCACCGGGGGCAGCGGGCTGGGCCTGGCCATCGTGGCGGAGATCGCGCAATCGCATGGCGCGCAGGTCTCGCTGGAAGGCGCCGCGCCCGGGCTGCGCGTGCGGGTGGTGTTTCCCGTCGCGTGA
- a CDS encoding response regulator transcription factor produces MRVLLVEDDAMIGDSVKLALRQEGFAVDWVQDGEAGLAAATQSGGPEGEACYALILLDLGLPRRSGLEVLAALRARGVNTPVLILTARDAVADRVAGLNAGADDYLVKPFDLQELAARMHALVRRAEGRAEPLLRYGGIVINPVTREATLDGEAVRLSAREFGLLSALLARPGKVWSVAQLEERLYGWGDEVGSNTVEVYIHALRKKFGAGLIRNIRGVGYVVPKLESGSAG; encoded by the coding sequence ATGCGAGTGTTGCTGGTGGAAGACGACGCCATGATCGGCGATAGCGTAAAGCTGGCATTGCGCCAGGAAGGCTTCGCGGTGGACTGGGTGCAGGACGGCGAGGCCGGCCTGGCCGCGGCCACCCAGTCGGGCGGCCCCGAGGGCGAGGCCTGCTATGCGCTGATCCTGCTCGACCTGGGCCTGCCGCGCCGCTCCGGGCTGGAGGTGCTCGCCGCGCTGCGCGCGCGTGGCGTGAATACGCCGGTGCTGATCCTGACCGCGCGCGACGCCGTGGCCGATCGCGTGGCGGGGCTGAACGCCGGCGCCGACGACTACCTCGTCAAGCCCTTCGACCTGCAGGAACTGGCCGCGCGCATGCACGCGCTGGTGCGCCGCGCCGAAGGCCGGGCGGAGCCGTTGCTGCGCTATGGCGGCATCGTGATCAATCCCGTGACCCGCGAAGCCACCCTTGACGGCGAGGCGGTGCGCCTGTCGGCGCGCGAGTTCGGCTTGCTCTCGGCGCTGCTGGCGCGGCCCGGCAAGGTGTGGTCGGTGGCGCAGCTGGAGGAGCGCTTGTACGGCTGGGGCGATGAAGTCGGCAGCAACACGGTGGAGGTCTACATCCACGCGCTGCGCAAGAAATTCGGCGCGGGGTTGATCCGCAATATCCGCGGCGTGGGCTATGTGGTGCCCAAGCTCGAATCCGGGAGCGCGGGCTGA